ATAGACTCATACATTTTAATAATTTGATCTGCATTCGAAAGTTCTTTTTCATTGAGTTTCAGAACTTTTTCATAGCCTTTGATGATGTCGCTTTGAGCCATCACTTTCTTTTGTAAACTTTCTATCGTTTCCATAAAAATCACCTTTTAAATATAAAACTTAAATTGACACATAGGATATAGTTTTGAAACTCATACTATACCTACGGGGACGTAGCTCAGCTGGGAGAGCATTTGCATGGCATGCAAGAGGTCGGGGGTTCGATCCCCCTCGTCTCCAATCTAAAATTACGTCTACATAATTTCTATTGATTATTGATTGTATGTCAATGTTTTTTTTGCTTGCTTGAATTTTTCATTTATATTTTGAGAATGGATATTATCGTAACTATCAGGTTAAAATTTGCCACAGAGACACAAAGGCACAGAGAAAGATTGAGGGTATTGGATTTCAATGAATAATGCATACGTTGTATTTAATATTTTCAAAAGAATGAATCTACCTAGAGATTATAAGGGTAGTAAAAATGAATTCAATCCTCTTAATCTCTGTGTCTCAGTGCCTCTGTGGCAGGCTTATTAGTTTATACATTTGGAGAATTTATGGCTGCGAGAAAAGTCCTTAGATTAGGCGATCCTGTACTTAGAAAAATGAGTCAGGCTATTACGGAAGACGAAACAAAGACCAAAGAGTTTAAAAAGCTGATTAAAGACATGTTTGATACTATGAAGTTTGAAAATGGAGTGGGATTAGCAGCACCACAAATCGGTGTTTTGAAACGGTTAGTAGTAGTTGGAGTTGAAAACTCAGAGCGTTATCCGGGCACACCCGATATTGAAGAAAGAATTCTAATCAATCCAGTCATAACAGCTTTAGCACCACCGGGAGCAGGTTTTTGGGAAGGATGTCTCTCTGTTCCTGGAATGAGAGGACTCGTAGAGCGACCTAACAAAATCAAAATAGAATGGTATGACGA
This region of Leptospiraceae bacterium genomic DNA includes:
- a CDS encoding peptide deformylase produces the protein MAARKVLRLGDPVLRKMSQAITEDETKTKEFKKLIKDMFDTMKFENGVGLAAPQIGVLKRLVVVGVENSERYPGTPDIEERILINPVITALAPPGAGFWEGCLSVPGMRGLVERPNKIKIEWYDEKWNHHSEIAEGYRAIVFQHECDHLDGVLYVDRLKDSKLFGYTDVIDTHGNELD